From the Saccharomonospora marina XMU15 genome, the window TGTCGGCGACGGGCTGTGGTGGATTCTGATCGGGCTGTTCATCACCAGCATGGCCAGTGCTGAGGAGCGGCAGGCGCAAGTGGGCGCGATGCTCGCGGATGTGGCCGTCGGCGACGTGATGACCCGTGACCCGGACACCACTGACGGCGACATGTCGGTGCGGCGCTTCCTGGACGAGGTGGCGTTGTCGCGCAAGCACTCCGCGTTTCCGCTGCTGGATGCTCGCGGTGGGGTGGAAGGGCTGGTCACCCTGAACCGGCTGCGCTCCGTACCTTCCCAGCAGCGGGACACGACACCGTTGCGGCAGGCGGCCTGCCCGCCTGAGCAGATCCCCACTGCGACACCTCAGGAACCGTTGACCGACCTGCTGCGCCGCATGGAAGGGTGCACCGACGGCAGGGCGTTGGTCTTCGAGGACGGCAGGCTCGTCGGCATCGTCAGTCCAACCGACATCAGCCGGGTGGTGACCCTACGAGGGATGGACGCGGGCTGGAGGCAGGGTGGTTCGGACCTCACCGCACCGCGGCCACCGGGGCGACGGATCTGACAGAGTGCGGGCGCGCGCCGAACCGCTGCCTGTCCGTCGGAGCACCGGTTTCGGTCGTCTCAGCGTAGTCCGTCTCAGCGGAGTCTCAGTGCCTGCTGCCGACACCGGTGGCGACCTCACCGAGTCGCCCACCCCGCACCGACGGTGCCAGTGGTGGGGTGTCCAGCCCGCCACGTTCGCGTAGCCCCGCGAGGAAGTCGCCGAGCGCGTCCTGCGCCGAGTATCGAGGGTGCCAGCCGAGGTCGGTGCGGGCGCGCGTGGTGTCCATGATCGGGATCCGCATTACGGCGTCGAACAGGTCGGGCGAGGCGGGGACGGCGTGCATCCGCCACGCGGCGGCCACCGCGGCCCGCACGACGCCCGCGGGAACCGTGACGGTGCGCGCGTGCAGCAACTGTGCCAGCAAAGCCGCGTCGACGACCGGTTCCGCCGCGATGTTGAACGCCCCCCGCACCGGATTCAGTGCCGCGAGGCGAAACGCCTCACCGATGTCGGCGGAATGCACCGCCTGCATCCGAAGTCCTGGCACGTTCGGCACGAACGGGATCAGCTCCGGCCGGGCGACGAAACCCGGCACGAACGGGCCTGCGAACAACCTGCGCTGCTGCTGCGCCGACTCTCGCTTGAACACGAACGCCGGTCGGAGTCGAGCCACCCTGGTGTCGCGGTGGGACGCGGCGAAGGCGTCCAGCGCCCGCTCCAGGTATGCCTTCTCCCTGGTGTAGGCGGCGCCGGGCCAACCGTGGGTCGGCCAGCGCTCGTCCACCGGCCGATCCTTGGGACCGGGGGAGTAGGCGCCGACCGACGAGGAGTACACGAGCGCGGGCACCTCGCAGCGTGCGACGGCTTCGAACACCCTCATAGCGCCGATCACGTTCGCGCGCCAGGTGGCGGCCGGGTCGTGTGTGGGCTGGAACAGCCAGGCGAGGTGGATCACCACGTCGGCCCCGTCGAGGACGGCGTCGAGCCGGTCCCGTGGCGCTGTCGAGAGATCCAGCGGCTCGACGAGCAGCTTCGGCCGCGTCCATTCCGGCTGCCTGCGTGCTATACCGACGATCGATCCGACACGCGAGTCCTCGCTGAGCGCGTCGACCACGCTCGTCCCGATGTTGCCCGTAGCTCCGGTGACGACGACGCGCAAGCCGTCGGTCCTCGCCTGGTTCATCGCGATCCGCCTCCCGCGCGCTCGACGGCCAGTGCCGCGAGCCGGTCCAGTGCCTCGGCGACCCTGCGGTCGGCCTGCTCGCTCGCCTCACCGCCGAGCGTCTCGGGCTGCTCGCCGCCGAAGGTGAGGTGCAGTGTCGCGACGCTGCGGTCCGGGGTGCTTACGTCGGGCTCGACCTGCAGCCAACCCTCGTAGTCGTGTTCGGTGCCGCCCCACTCCAGCCGCAACGCGTCAGGGTCGGCCTCGACATAACCCGTGGCGTCGTACACCTCGCTGCCGCTGGACACCCACGCGTGCAGCGTGCCGGGCCCTTCCGGTTCCACTTCGACGCCGTCCGGGGTCCAGGCGTTCAACGTCGGGCCTGCCGCCGCGACGTCGAACACGGTCCGCGCTCGCGCGGGTATGGTCCTGCGGTGCTCGAACTCGGTCATGCCGTTGAGGTACCCAGGCCGGGAAAAGATATGCGAGTACGCAGGTGCGGCGCGACCGAGCAGGCAGAGTGCCTGCAGGCTCAGGTGAGGCCGCGCAGGCACAGCGCGGGCGGGCGGGTGCCCGCGATGCTTGCGACCATGTCCACCACCTGCCTGGTGCGCCGGACCTCGTGGGCGCGGAAAACCGCGGCGCCCTGCCATGCGGCCACGGCGGTGGCCGCGAGTGTGCCGTCCACGCGGTCGGTGAGCTGAGCACCGAGTGTCTCGCCGACGAAGTCCTTGTTCGACAGCGCGAGCAGCACCGGCCACCCGGTTGCCGTCAGCTCGTCGAGCCTGCGCAGCAGTTCCAGGCCGTGCCAGGTGTTCTTGCCGAAGTCGTGTGTCGGGTCCACGAGAATTCCCCCACGCGGCACGCCGAGCCGTACGAGTCGCTCGGCCTTGCCGGTGACCTCCTGCGCGACGGCCGCGACCACGTCGGCGTAGTGCACGCGATGTGGCAGGGTGCGCGGCGCCGCGCCGCCGGTGTGGGAGCAGACGTACCCCGCGCCGTACTCGGCGGCGACCTCGGCGAGCCCTGGATCGGCCGCCTGCCAGGTGTCGTTGATCAGGTCGGCGCCCTCCTCGCACGCCTGCCTGCCCACCTCCGCGCGCCAGGTGTCCACGCTGATCACGAGGTCGGGATGCCGGGATCGGACGGCCGCCACCACCGGCACCACACGCCGGATCTCCTCGTCGACGTCCACCTCGGTGCCGGGCCCGGCCTTGACACCACCGATGTCGACGATGTCCGCCCCTTCGGCCACGACGGCGTCCACCGCGCGCAGCGCCTGGTCGAGTTCGTAGGTGGCGCCACGGTCGTAGAAGGAGTCCGGGGTCCGGTTGACGATCGCCATGACGAGCGGACGGTCGCGGTTCACCGCGCGACCTCGGAATTGCAGAGCCACCACGACCAGCGACTCTAATCGCCCCCACCCGCCGCGAGTCCCCCGCTCCTGCCCGCGAGTCCCCCGCTCCTGCCCGCGAGTCCTGCGCTCCAGCCCGCCGCAGTGCCCGGTCGAGCTGTTGCGGCAACCGGTCAGCTACGGGCGGGACGGATCAGGTCCCTGCCGATGATCTCCTTCATGATCTCGGTGGTGCCGCCGTAGATGGTCTGCACGCGGGCATCCACGAACGCGCGCGCGATGGGATACTCGCGCATGTAGCCGTAGCCGCCGTGCAACTGTAGGCAACGGGTGAGCACCCGCTGCTGCAGTTCGGTCGCCCACCACTTGACCTTGGCCGCGTCCACCGCGGAGAGGGTGCCCGCGTTGAGGGCGAGCACGGCGCGGTCCACGTAGGCGCGGGTCACCTCGAGTTCGGTTGCGATCTCGGCGAGGCTGAACTTCGTGGCCTGGAACTGCGCGACGGGCTGCCCGAACGCGGTGCGCTGGCCGACATGCCGCAGTGTCCATTCCAGCGCGGACTCCGCGGCGGCGAGCCCGTAGTAGGCGATGGAAAGCCGTTCCTTCGGCAGCCGCTCCATGAGATGGCCGAAGCCACCGCCCTCGGTGCCGAGCAGGTTCGTCGCGGGCACTCGCACGTCGTCGAAGAACAGTTCGGAGACGTCCTCCGCCCGCTGACCGAGCTTGTCCAGCGCTTTGCCCCTGGTGAAGCCCGGCATGCCCGCTTCGACCACCAGCAGGCTGAACCCGCGCGCACCCGCTTGCGGGTCGGTGCGCGCGACCACGATCACCAGGTCGGCGCCCGCGCCGCTGGTGATGAAGGTCTTGCTGCCGTTGAGTACCCAGTGCTCGCCGTCGCGGGTGGCCGTGGTGCGGATACCGCGCAGGTCGCTGCCCGCACCCGGCTCGGTCATCGCGATCGCGGCCCGCTTGCGGCCCGCGCACAGGTCGGGCAACCAGCGCAGCTTCTGTTCCTCGGTGCCGAGATCCACCAGGTACGGTCCGACGAGGTCGTCGAAGCCGCCGAGTGCCACGTTGACCGCCGCCGCGCCCACCCGTGCCAGTTCCTCCATCAGCACGCAGCGAAAGCGGTAGTCGGTCGACCCGCCACCGCCGTAGCTCTCGGGCACCGCCGGGCCGAGCAGGCCCAGCTCACCGGCGGACCGCCACAGATCGGGATCGATCCGGCCCGCCCACTCCCACTCCTCCAGGTGCGGCGCTATCCGCTGCTCGACGAACGTTCGCACGCTGCCGCGGAACAGTTCGTGTTCCTCGGTGAACAACTCGGTTCTCACCGGCCCCACGGTTGGACATCCGGGTAGCCGAGGTCCAGGCCGTTTTCGTTCAGTGGAAGCCTTGCGGCCGCTCGGCACGGGCCGGGATCCCCGCGGCGCGGTGCCGAGCGGCGCCTGGCGAATCACCGGTACAGCACCGCCTGGATCTTCGGGTCGTCGATGTTGGTCTTGTCGTACCAGTAGTAGTTGGTGTCGATGCTCTTGGGCAGCTGCTCGCCGTTGATCGCCTTGATCGCCGAGCTGACCAGCCTGCGACCCATGTCGATCGGGTCCTGTGTCACCGCGCCCGCCATCACACCGTTCTTGATCGCGTCGATCTGCACCTTGCCGGAGTCGAAGCCGACCACGGTGATGTTCTTCCTGCCGCTTTCCTGCACGCCCTTGATCACGCCGATGGCGGAGCCCTCGTTGGAGGCGTAGATGCCTGCCAGGTCCGGGTTCGCCGAGATGATCGACTTGGTGATGTTCGCGGACTCCAGCTGGTCACCACCGCCGTACTGGGCGTCGAGCACGGTGATGCCCGGCGCGTTCTGCCGCATCCATTCCCTGAACCCGTCGCGCCGGTCGGTGCCGGACTTGCTTGTCTGGTCGTGCACCACCATGGCGACCTTGCCCTTGCCGCCGAGTCGCTGCGCCATGTGCTTGGCGGCCTCCGCGGCTGCCGCCTTGTTGTCGGTGGCGACGGTGGTCACCGGAACGTCACTGTCCACTCCGGAGTCGAACGCGATCACGGGGATGTCTTGCGACTTGGCCTGTTGCAGCAGCGGTGCGGCGGCGCGGCTGTCGAGTGCCGCGAATCCGATCGCGTCGGGACTCTTGGCCAGCTCGTTGGTGAGCATGTTCATCTGCTCCTCCACCTCCTGTTCGGTGGCGGGGCCGACGAAGGTGACCCTGGCGCCCTGCTTGGCGGCCTCCTCTTCCGCGCCCTTCTTCACCGCCTGCCAGAACTGGTGCTGGAACCCCTTGGAGACGATGGCGACGAAGGGCTGCTCTCCACCACCTGCCGAGTCACCGCCGGAACCACATGCCGCCGACGTGAGTGTCAGAGTGGCGAGCGCGATCGCCGCGACGAACCGTTTCATCCTCATGACCAGATCTCCTTTGTTCTGGTTGCGGGCGCGCGACGGCGTATCCGCGTTATGCCGCTTTCTTCCTGATCCTGTCCGTGTAGACGGCCACGAGGATCACGCAGCCCAGGATCACGTTCTGCCATTCCTGGGGGATGGACATGATCTGCAGCCCGTTGTTGAGCACCGAGATGATGAGTGCCCCGATCAGCGTGCCCAGAATGGAGCCCTTACCCCCGGACAACGACGTGCCTCCGATCACCACGGCCGCGATCGCCTGCAACTCGTAGCCCATCCCGGTAGCGGGCTGGGCGGAACCGAGACGGGCGGAGATCATCACACCCGCCAGTCCCGTGAACAGCCCCGCGAAGGCGTAGATGGCGACCTTCCAGCGACGTACGGCGATACCGGAAAGCTCCGTGGCCTCCTCGTTGCTCCCGATCGCGTAGGTGTAGCGGCCGAGCACGCTCTTGGTGAGCAGCAGACCAGCCAGCAGCGCGACCAACAGCAGGATCAACACCGCGTTGGGGAAGTTCAGCCCGGAGACGAGGTTGCCCGTCGACAGTTCGACGTATCCGGGCACGTCGTTGAAGTAGATGGGCGTGCTGTCGGACAACACGAGCGCGAGCCCTTCGGCCACCAGCATCATCGCCAGCGTCGCGATGAACGGCGGGATCTTCAGCAGTGCCACGTTCAGGCCGTTGACAAGCCCGATCAGGCCGCCGAACAGGATCGCAGCCGGGACGCCGAGCGCCAGTGGCAGCCCCAGCTTGACGAGGAACACCCCGGACATCACCGCGCACAGCGCCATCCCGGTGCCGATGGAAAGGTCGATGCCGCCCGCGATGATCACGAACGTGGTGCCGATGGCGAGCGTACCGATCACCACCGTCGAGAACAGGATGGCCATGAAGTTGCCGTAACTGAGGAAGTACGGGCTGGCCAGCGAGAAGAACGCGTAGATGACGACGAGGCTGCCGAACGCGAGCAACTGCTGCAGCCTGCTCTTCAGCGCGGCGGCGAGCCCACCTCGCGGCTGCCGCTGCTGCGCCGAACTCGTGGTCTTGACCGCTGTCATGGCCGCCACGCCTCCCTTACCGGCCCCGTGCCGTCCAGGCCGAGTTCGGCGGCGTCGGCGGGATTCTCGTCGGGCCGCAATGTCGCGTAATGCATGATGTTCTCCTGACTCGCCTCGTCGGCGTCGAGCACGCGGGTGAGTCGTCCCTCGCTGAGCACGGCGACGCGGTGTGACATGCGCAGGATCTCCGGCAGCTCGGACGAGATCATGATGATCGATTTGCCTTGCGACGCGAGCTCGTTGAGCACGCCGTAGATCTCTTCCTTCGCGCCGACGTCGATCCCGCGGGTCGGCTCGTCGAAGATGAGCACGTCGCAGTCCTTGGCCAGCCACTTGGCGATGACCACTTTCTGCTGGTTGCCGCCGGAGAGGTGCTTGGTCTGCTGTTCCAGCGTCGGGGTCTTGATCCGCAGGGTCCGGACGTACTCGGCCGCCGCAGCCCTCGCCGCCCGGTCGCGCACGAACCCGGCGGTGGTGAACGCCTG encodes:
- a CDS encoding NAD-dependent epimerase/dehydratase family protein, with product MNQARTDGLRVVVTGATGNIGTSVVDALSEDSRVGSIVGIARRQPEWTRPKLLVEPLDLSTAPRDRLDAVLDGADVVIHLAWLFQPTHDPAATWRANVIGAMRVFEAVARCEVPALVYSSSVGAYSPGPKDRPVDERWPTHGWPGAAYTREKAYLERALDAFAASHRDTRVARLRPAFVFKRESAQQQRRLFAGPFVPGFVARPELIPFVPNVPGLRMQAVHSADIGEAFRLAALNPVRGAFNIAAEPVVDAALLAQLLHARTVTVPAGVVRAAVAAAWRMHAVPASPDLFDAVMRIPIMDTTRARTDLGWHPRYSAQDALGDFLAGLRERGGLDTPPLAPSVRGGRLGEVATGVGSRH
- a CDS encoding SRPBCC family protein; the encoded protein is MTEFEHRRTIPARARTVFDVAAAGPTLNAWTPDGVEVEPEGPGTLHAWVSSGSEVYDATGYVEADPDALRLEWGGTEHDYEGWLQVEPDVSTPDRSVATLHLTFGGEQPETLGGEASEQADRRVAEALDRLAALAVERAGGGSR
- the folP gene encoding dihydropteroate synthase; the protein is MAIVNRTPDSFYDRGATYELDQALRAVDAVVAEGADIVDIGGVKAGPGTEVDVDEEIRRVVPVVAAVRSRHPDLVISVDTWRAEVGRQACEEGADLINDTWQAADPGLAEVAAEYGAGYVCSHTGGAAPRTLPHRVHYADVVAAVAQEVTGKAERLVRLGVPRGGILVDPTHDFGKNTWHGLELLRRLDELTATGWPVLLALSNKDFVGETLGAQLTDRVDGTLAATAVAAWQGAAVFRAHEVRRTRQVVDMVASIAGTRPPALCLRGLT
- a CDS encoding acyl-CoA dehydrogenase family protein, with amino-acid sequence MRTELFTEEHELFRGSVRTFVEQRIAPHLEEWEWAGRIDPDLWRSAGELGLLGPAVPESYGGGGSTDYRFRCVLMEELARVGAAAVNVALGGFDDLVGPYLVDLGTEEQKLRWLPDLCAGRKRAAIAMTEPGAGSDLRGIRTTATRDGEHWVLNGSKTFITSGAGADLVIVVARTDPQAGARGFSLLVVEAGMPGFTRGKALDKLGQRAEDVSELFFDDVRVPATNLLGTEGGGFGHLMERLPKERLSIAYYGLAAAESALEWTLRHVGQRTAFGQPVAQFQATKFSLAEIATELEVTRAYVDRAVLALNAGTLSAVDAAKVKWWATELQQRVLTRCLQLHGGYGYMREYPIARAFVDARVQTIYGGTTEIMKEIIGRDLIRPARS
- a CDS encoding ABC transporter substrate-binding protein — its product is MRMKRFVAAIALATLTLTSAACGSGGDSAGGGEQPFVAIVSKGFQHQFWQAVKKGAEEEAAKQGARVTFVGPATEQEVEEQMNMLTNELAKSPDAIGFAALDSRAAAPLLQQAKSQDIPVIAFDSGVDSDVPVTTVATDNKAAAAEAAKHMAQRLGGKGKVAMVVHDQTSKSGTDRRDGFREWMRQNAPGITVLDAQYGGGDQLESANITKSIISANPDLAGIYASNEGSAIGVIKGVQESGRKNITVVGFDSGKVQIDAIKNGVMAGAVTQDPIDMGRRLVSSAIKAINGEQLPKSIDTNYYWYDKTNIDDPKIQAVLYR
- a CDS encoding ABC transporter permease, producing MTAVKTTSSAQQRQPRGGLAAALKSRLQQLLAFGSLVVIYAFFSLASPYFLSYGNFMAILFSTVVIGTLAIGTTFVIIAGGIDLSIGTGMALCAVMSGVFLVKLGLPLALGVPAAILFGGLIGLVNGLNVALLKIPPFIATLAMMLVAEGLALVLSDSTPIYFNDVPGYVELSTGNLVSGLNFPNAVLILLLVALLAGLLLTKSVLGRYTYAIGSNEEATELSGIAVRRWKVAIYAFAGLFTGLAGVMISARLGSAQPATGMGYELQAIAAVVIGGTSLSGGKGSILGTLIGALIISVLNNGLQIMSIPQEWQNVILGCVILVAVYTDRIRKKAA